A stretch of Anoplolepis gracilipes chromosome 12, ASM4749672v1, whole genome shotgun sequence DNA encodes these proteins:
- the LOC140671592 gene encoding glucose dehydrogenase [FAD, quinone]-like, with the protein MRKFCLTILFLGYVWGGILSSGILETIHNFFSGFPPSPKIQEFEDGIPDYTFPPVDFLVIGAGAAGCVVANRLTENPNWKVLVLEEGDDESFLTDIPFIAPFLFRTDYVRVYKSEPRPQDTSGHGGYCLSTVDGRCNLASGKAVGGSSVVNFMIYSRGSPANYDAWAALDNPGWSYKEVLPYFIKSERCKLIDKDARYHGFDGYLDVTNSPYATLLKERWLEAGQELGYDLVDYNSDRLIGFSTVQATLRNGHRVSASKAFLKPIRGRANFYLSKFSTVTKIVINPTTKTAVGVEFVKNHKTYFVSASKEIILSAGALGSPKLLMLSGIGPKNHLSSLGIRVIEDLSVGFNLQDHVSMSALTFLVNESVTVVGHRLVSNPVSFVDYLIHGKGPWTIPGGTEGIAFINTKANSRNRKRHEDNHSDIELVLLVTSLAADISGLFRDFLGLTEEFSKEVYSDYDGLNSFTIIPVLLRPKSRGRLTLRSTDSSDLPIIDINYYAHDDDVNTMVRGIKMAIEVASTEAFKRYNTTLLSVPFPGCKHIAFKSDAYWACVAHHVSTTIYHYSGTCKMSTRRNSGVVDHRLRVHGISGLRVVDANIMPTIIDGHTMAPVYMIAEKASDMIKEKWKDSTL; encoded by the exons ATGCGCAAGTTTTGCTTGACAATCTTGTTCCTGGGATACGTGTGGGGTGGAATTTTGTCATCGGGTATCCTCGAGACGatccataattttttctcaggCTTTCCACCATCACCAAAAATACAGGAGTTTGAGGACGGAATACCCGATTACACTTTTCCCCCTGTCGACTTTCTAGTAATCGGAGCCGGCGCGGCTGGATGCGTAGTCGCGAATCGTCTAACCGAGAATCCCAACTGGAAAGTGCTGGTACTCGAGGAGGGCGACGACGAGAGCTTCCTCACGGATATCCCCTTTATCGCACCATTTCTTTTTCGGACGGATTACGTTCGCGTGTACAAAAGTGAGCCGCGACCACAGGACACGAGTGGCCATGGAGGATATTGTCTGTCGACGGTCGACGGCCGTTGCAACTTAGCATCCGGTAAGGCAGTCGGCGGTAGCTCGGTAGTGAACTTCATGATTTATTCGAGAGGATCGCCTGCTAACTACGATGCCTGGGCGGCGTTGGATAATCCAGGCTGGAGTTACAAGGAAGTACTGCCCTATTTCATCAAGTCCGAGAGATGCAAGCTTATTGATAAGGACGCAAG ATACCACGGATTCGACGGATATCTGGATGTCACGAATTCTCCTTATGCTACTCTGTTGAAGGAACGTTGGTTGGAAGCTGGTCAAGAGCTCGGTTACGATTTGGTAGATTATAACAGTGACCGACTAATAGGCTTCTCGACTGTGCAAGCAACTCTGCGAAATGGGCACAGAGTTAGCGCCAGCAAGGCCTTCCTCAAGCCGATCCGTGGCCGAGCAAACTTCTATTTATCCAAATTTTCGACGGTGacgaaaattgttattaatccAACGACGAAAACAGCCGTAGGCGtcgaatttgttaaaaatcataaaacgtACTTTGTCTCCGCTTCTAAAGAGATCATACTTTCTGCag GTGCTCTTGGTTCACCTAAGTTATTGATGCTGTCCGGAATAGGTCCAAAGAATCACTTGAGTTCGTTAGGCATTCGTGTAATTGAGGACCTTTCGGTGGGGTTTAATTTACAGGATCACGTGAGTATGTCAGCTTTAACGTTCCTAGTCAACGAGAGCGTGACTGTTGTCGGACACCGTCTAGTTTCCAATCCAGTTAGTTTCGTGGACTACTTGATACACGGTAAAGGTCCTTGGACGATACCTGGAGGCACCGAAGGAATAGCTTTCATTAACACTAAGGCTAATTCAAGAAACAGAAAACGACACG AGGATAATCATTCTGATATCGAGCTAGTGTTGCTTGTAACCTCACTAGCCGCCGATATTTCCGGACTTTTTCGCGATTTCCTAGGATTAACGGAGGAATTTAGCAAGGAGGTTTACAGCGATTACGACGGCCTTAACTCGTTCACGATTATACCTGTACTTCTGCGACCGAAAAGTCGCGGCAGACTTACATTAAGAAGCACCGATTCGTCGGATTTGCCGATCAtcgacataaattattatgctcACGATGACGATGTAAACACGATGGTGCGAGGTATAAAAATG GCGATCGAAGTAGCCTCCACGGAAGCGTTCAAACGTTACAATACCACTCTGCTATCGGTACCGTTTCCGGGATGCAAACACATTGCCTTCAAGAGCGATGCATACTGGGCCTGCGTCGCCCATCACGTGTCGACGACTATATATCATTACTCAGGCACGTGTAAGATGTCCACTCGGAGGAATTCGGGTGTGGTGGACCACAGGTTACGAGTGCACGGGATCAGCGGTCTGAGGGTCGTGGATGCCAATATCATGCCAACCATAATCGACGGTCACACGATGGCACCTGTGTACATGATCGCCGAGAAAGCCAGCGATATGATAAAGGAGAAATGGAAAGATTCTACTCTGTGA
- the LOC140671591 gene encoding glucose dehydrogenase [FAD, quinone]-like isoform X2: MRKFWLTILFLGYVWNGVLSSGILETIHNFFSGFPPSPKIQELEDGIPDYTLPPVDFLVIGAGAAGSVVANRLTENPNWKVLVLEEGDDEIFFTDVPFFAPLLSTTDYVRVYKSEPRPQDTSGHGGYCLSMVDGRCNLASGKAVGGSTVVNFMIYSRGSTADYDAWAALDNPGWSYKEVLPYFIKSERCKLIDKDARYHGFNGYLDVTNFPYATPLKERWLKAGQELGYNLVDYNSDRLVGFSAVQATLRNGHRVSASKAFLRPIRERANFYLSKFSTVTKIVINPTTKRAVGVEFIKNHKTYFVSASKEIILSAGALNSPKLLMLSGIGPKDHLSSLGIRVIEDLPVGFNLQDHVIMSALTFLVNESVTIVGQRLVSNPVSFVDYLIHGKGPWTLPVGVEGIAFINTKANSRNSERYDNTPDIELLLGISSLSAETSGLYRDLLGLTEDFKKEVFSDYEGLDSFSIGPVLLRPKSRGRLTLRSTDLLDSPIIDINYYADEDDVNTMVRGIKMAIEVASTKAFNRYNATLLPVPFPGCKHVAFKSDPYWACVARHVSTTLYHYSGTCKMSTRSNSGVVDHRLRVHGINGLRVVDASIMPTLIAGHTTAPVYMIAEKASDMIKEEWKDSTL; this comes from the exons ATGCGCAAGTTCTGGTTGACAATCTTGTTCCTGGGATACGTGTGGAATGGAGTTTTGTCATCGGGTATTCTCGAGACGatccataattttttctcaggCTTTCCACCATCACCAAAAATACAGGAGCTTGAGGACGGAATACCCGATTACACTTTGCCCCCTGTCGACTTTCTGGTAATCGGAGCCGGCGCGGCTGGATCCGTAGTCGCGAATCGTCTAACCGAGAATCCCAACTGGAAAGTGCTGGTACTCGAGGAGGGCGACGACGAGATCTTCTTCACGGATGTCCCCTTTTTCGCACCATTACTTTCTACGACGGATTACGTTCGCGTGTACAAAAGTGAGCCACGACCACAGGACACGAGTGGCCATGGAGGATATTGTCTGTCGATGGTCGATGGCCGTTGCAACTTAGCATCCGGTAAGGCAGTCGGCGGTAGCACGGTAGTGAACTTCATGATTTATTCGAGAGGATCGACCGCTGACTACGATGCCTGGGCGGCGTTGGATAATCCAGGCTGGAGTTACAAGGAAGTACTGCCCTATTTCATCAAGTCCGAGAGATGCAAGCTGATCGATAAAGACGCAAG ATACCACGGATTCAACGGATATCTGGATGTCACGAATTTTCCTTATGCTACTCCGTTGAAGGAACGTTGGTTGAAAGCCGGTCAGGAGCTTGGTTATAATTTAGTAGATTATAACAGTGACAGACTCGTAGGCTTCTCGGCCGTACAAGCAACTCTGCGAAATGGGCACAGAGTTAGCGCCAGTAAAGCCTTCCTCAGGCCGATCCGTGAACGAGCAAACTTCTATTTATCCAAATTTTCGACGGTGACGAAAATTGTCATTAATCCAACAACAAAAAGAGCCGTAGGCgtcgaatttattaaaaatcataaaacgtACTTTGTCTCTGCTTCTAAAGAGATCATACTCTCTGCAG GTGCTCTTAATTCGCCTAAGTTATTGATGCTATCCGGGATAGGTCCAAAGGATCACTTGAGTTCGTTAGGCATTCGTGTAATCGAGGATCTTCCAGTGGGATTTAATTTACAAGATCACGTGATCATGTCAGCTTTAACGTTCCTAGTCAACGAGAGTGTGACTATTGTCGGACAACGTCTAGTTTCCAATCCAGTTAGTTTCGTGGACTATCTGATACACGGTAAAGGTCCTTGGACGTTACCTGTAGGAGTCGAAGGAATAGCTTTCATTAACACTAAGGCTAATTCAAGAAACAGCGAACGATATG ATAACACTCCTGATATCGAGCTACTGTTGGGTATAAGCTCACTATCCGCCGAAACTTCTGGACTATATCGCGATTTGTTAGGATTAACAGAGGATTTTAAGAAAGAGGTTTTCAGCGATTACGAGGGTCTTGACTCGTTCTCGATCGGACCTGTACTTCTGCGACCGAAAAGTCGCGGCAGACTTACTTTAAGAAGCACCGATCTTTTGGATTCACCGATCATcgacataaattattacgcTGACGAGGACGATGTAAACACGATGGTGCGAGGtataaaaatg GCTATTGAAGTAGCCTCCACGAAAGCTTTCAATCGTTATAATGCGACACTACTGCCGGTACCGTTTCCAGGATGTAAGCACGTTGCCTTCAAGAGCGATCCGTACTGGGCCTGCGTCGCCCGTCACGTGTCGACGactttatatcattattcagGCACGTGTAAAATGTCCACTCGGAGCAATTCAGGTGTGGTGGACCACAGGTTACGAGTGCACGGGATCAACGGTCTCAGGGTCGTGGATGCCAGTATCATGCCAACTTTAATCGCCGGTCACACGACGGCGCCTGTGTACATGATCGCCGAGAAAGCCAGCGATATGATAAAGGAGGAATGGAAAGATTCGACTCTGTGA
- the LOC140671591 gene encoding glucose dehydrogenase [FAD, quinone]-like isoform X1, with protein sequence MRKFWLTILFLGYVWNGVLSSGILETIHNFFSGFPPSPKIQELEDGIPDYTLPPVDFLVIGAGAAGSVVANRLTENPNWKVLVLEEGDDEIFFTDVPFFAPLLSTTDYVRVYKSEPRPQDTSGHGGYCLSMVDGRCNLASGKAVGGSTVVNFMIYSRGSTADYDAWAALDNPGWSYKEVLPYFIKSERCKLIDKDARYHGFNGYLDVTNFPYATPLKERWLKAGQELGYNLVDYNSDRLVGFSAVQATLRNGHRVSASKAFLRPIRERANFYLSKFSTVTKIVINPTTKRAVGVEFIKNHKTYFVSASKEIILSAGALNSPKLLMLSGIGPKDHLSSLGIRVIEDLPVGFNLQDHVIMSALTFLVNESVTIVGQRLVSNPVSFVDYLIHGKGPWTLPVGVEGIAFINTKANSRNSERYEDNTPDIELLLGISSLSAETSGLYRDLLGLTEDFKKEVFSDYEGLDSFSIGPVLLRPKSRGRLTLRSTDLLDSPIIDINYYADEDDVNTMVRGIKMAIEVASTKAFNRYNATLLPVPFPGCKHVAFKSDPYWACVARHVSTTLYHYSGTCKMSTRSNSGVVDHRLRVHGINGLRVVDASIMPTLIAGHTTAPVYMIAEKASDMIKEEWKDSTL encoded by the exons ATGCGCAAGTTCTGGTTGACAATCTTGTTCCTGGGATACGTGTGGAATGGAGTTTTGTCATCGGGTATTCTCGAGACGatccataattttttctcaggCTTTCCACCATCACCAAAAATACAGGAGCTTGAGGACGGAATACCCGATTACACTTTGCCCCCTGTCGACTTTCTGGTAATCGGAGCCGGCGCGGCTGGATCCGTAGTCGCGAATCGTCTAACCGAGAATCCCAACTGGAAAGTGCTGGTACTCGAGGAGGGCGACGACGAGATCTTCTTCACGGATGTCCCCTTTTTCGCACCATTACTTTCTACGACGGATTACGTTCGCGTGTACAAAAGTGAGCCACGACCACAGGACACGAGTGGCCATGGAGGATATTGTCTGTCGATGGTCGATGGCCGTTGCAACTTAGCATCCGGTAAGGCAGTCGGCGGTAGCACGGTAGTGAACTTCATGATTTATTCGAGAGGATCGACCGCTGACTACGATGCCTGGGCGGCGTTGGATAATCCAGGCTGGAGTTACAAGGAAGTACTGCCCTATTTCATCAAGTCCGAGAGATGCAAGCTGATCGATAAAGACGCAAG ATACCACGGATTCAACGGATATCTGGATGTCACGAATTTTCCTTATGCTACTCCGTTGAAGGAACGTTGGTTGAAAGCCGGTCAGGAGCTTGGTTATAATTTAGTAGATTATAACAGTGACAGACTCGTAGGCTTCTCGGCCGTACAAGCAACTCTGCGAAATGGGCACAGAGTTAGCGCCAGTAAAGCCTTCCTCAGGCCGATCCGTGAACGAGCAAACTTCTATTTATCCAAATTTTCGACGGTGACGAAAATTGTCATTAATCCAACAACAAAAAGAGCCGTAGGCgtcgaatttattaaaaatcataaaacgtACTTTGTCTCTGCTTCTAAAGAGATCATACTCTCTGCAG GTGCTCTTAATTCGCCTAAGTTATTGATGCTATCCGGGATAGGTCCAAAGGATCACTTGAGTTCGTTAGGCATTCGTGTAATCGAGGATCTTCCAGTGGGATTTAATTTACAAGATCACGTGATCATGTCAGCTTTAACGTTCCTAGTCAACGAGAGTGTGACTATTGTCGGACAACGTCTAGTTTCCAATCCAGTTAGTTTCGTGGACTATCTGATACACGGTAAAGGTCCTTGGACGTTACCTGTAGGAGTCGAAGGAATAGCTTTCATTAACACTAAGGCTAATTCAAGAAACAGCGAACGATATG AAGATAACACTCCTGATATCGAGCTACTGTTGGGTATAAGCTCACTATCCGCCGAAACTTCTGGACTATATCGCGATTTGTTAGGATTAACAGAGGATTTTAAGAAAGAGGTTTTCAGCGATTACGAGGGTCTTGACTCGTTCTCGATCGGACCTGTACTTCTGCGACCGAAAAGTCGCGGCAGACTTACTTTAAGAAGCACCGATCTTTTGGATTCACCGATCATcgacataaattattacgcTGACGAGGACGATGTAAACACGATGGTGCGAGGtataaaaatg GCTATTGAAGTAGCCTCCACGAAAGCTTTCAATCGTTATAATGCGACACTACTGCCGGTACCGTTTCCAGGATGTAAGCACGTTGCCTTCAAGAGCGATCCGTACTGGGCCTGCGTCGCCCGTCACGTGTCGACGactttatatcattattcagGCACGTGTAAAATGTCCACTCGGAGCAATTCAGGTGTGGTGGACCACAGGTTACGAGTGCACGGGATCAACGGTCTCAGGGTCGTGGATGCCAGTATCATGCCAACTTTAATCGCCGGTCACACGACGGCGCCTGTGTACATGATCGCCGAGAAAGCCAGCGATATGATAAAGGAGGAATGGAAAGATTCGACTCTGTGA